Proteins from a genomic interval of Melospiza georgiana isolate bMelGeo1 chromosome 20, bMelGeo1.pri, whole genome shotgun sequence:
- the OLFM1 gene encoding noelin isoform X1, protein MSVPLLKIGVVLSTMAMITNWMSQTLPSLVGLNTTKLTAATGGTLDRSTGVLPTNPEESWQVYSSAQDSEGRCICTVVAPQQTMCSRDARTKQLRQLLEKVQNMSQSIEVLDRRTQRDLQYVEKMENQMRGLESKFKQVEESHKQHLARQFKAIKAKMEELRPLIPVLEEYKADAKLVLQFKEEVQNLTSVLNELQEEIGAYDYEELQNRVSNLEERLRACMQKLACGKLTGISDPITIKTSGSRFGSWMTDPLAPEGENKVWYMDSYHNNRFVREYKSMADFMNTDNFTSHRLPHPWSGTGQVVYNGSIYFNKYQSHIIIRFDLKTETILKTRSLDYAGYNNMYHYAWGGHSDIDLMVDENGLWAVYATNQNAGNIVISKLDPNTLQSLQTWNTSYPKRSAGEAFIICGTLYVTNGYSGGTKVHYAYQTNASTYEYIDIPFQNKYSHISMLDYNPKDRALYAWNNGHQILYNVTLFHVIRSDEL, encoded by the exons ATGTCTGTGCCTTTACTCAAGATTGGAGTCGTCCTCAGCACCATGGCCATGATCACCAACTGGATGTCGCAGACGCTGCCCTCCCTCGTGGGGCTCAACACCACCAAACTCACGGCGGCCACGGGCGGCACCTTGGACCGCAGCACGGGA GTGTTGCCTACCAACCCAGAGGAAAGCTGGCAGGTGTACAGCTCTGCCCAGGACAGCGAGGGACGTTGTATATGCACAGTGGTGGCACCTCAGCAGACGATGTGCTCGCGTGATGCCAGGACAAAGCAGCTGAGACAACTCCTAGAAAAG GTGCAAAACATGTCCCAGTCGATAGAGGTGTTGGACAGGAGGACTCAGAGAGACCTACAGTACGTGGAGAAGATGGAAAACCAGATGAGGGGACTGGAATCCAAATTTAAGCAAGTGGAAGAGAGCCACAAGCAGCACCTGGCAAGGCAGTTTAAG GCAATAAAAGCGAAAATGGAGGAACTTAGGCCTTTGATACCAGTGTTGGAAGAGTACAAAGCCGATGCCAAATTGGTATTGCAGTTTAAAGAGGAGGTCCAGAATCTGACGTCAGTTCTAAACGAACTCCAGGAGGAGATTGGCGCCTATGACTACGAAGAGCTTCAGAACAGAGTGTCAAATCTTGAAGAAAGGCTTCGTGCATGCATGCAAAAATTAG cctgtgggaagctgacGGGAATAAGTGACCCGATCACAATTAAAACCTCGGGCTCCCGCTTTGGATCGTGGATGACGGATCCTCTGGCTCCTGAGGGGGAGAACAAG GTTTGGTACATGGACAGCTACCACAACAACCGCTTCGTCCGCGAGTACAAATCCATGGCGGATTTCATGAACACCGACAACTTCACCTCGCACCGCCTGCCCCACCCCTGGTCGGGCACAGGCCAGGTGGTCTACAACGGCTCCATCTACTTCAACAAATACCAAAGCCACATCATCATCAGGTTCGACTTGAAGACGGAGACCATCCTCAAGACGCGCAGCCTGGACTACGCCGGCTACAACAACATGTACCACTACGCCTGGGGCGGCCACTCTGACATCGACCTCATGGTGGACGAGAACGGGCTCTGGGCCGTCTACGCCACCAACCAGAACGCCGGCAACATCGTCATCAGCAAGTTGGACCCCAacaccctgcagagcctgcagacCTGGAACACCAGCTACCCGAAACGCAGCGCCGGCGAGGCCTTCATCATCTGCGGCACGCTCTACGTCACCAACGGCTACTCGGGAGGCACCAAGGTGCACTACGCCTACCAGACCAACGCCTCCACCTACGAGTACATCGACATCCCCTTCCAGAACAAGTACTCCCATATCTCCATGTTGGACTACAACCCCAAGGATCGGGCTCTCTACGCCTGGAACAACGGGCATCAAATCCTCTACAACGTCACCCTCTTCCACGTCATCCGCTCCGACGAGTTGTAG
- the OLFM1 gene encoding noelin isoform X2, whose protein sequence is MQPASKLLTLCFLILMGTELTQVLPTNPEESWQVYSSAQDSEGRCICTVVAPQQTMCSRDARTKQLRQLLEKVQNMSQSIEVLDRRTQRDLQYVEKMENQMRGLESKFKQVEESHKQHLARQFKAIKAKMEELRPLIPVLEEYKADAKLVLQFKEEVQNLTSVLNELQEEIGAYDYEELQNRVSNLEERLRACMQKLACGKLTGISDPITIKTSGSRFGSWMTDPLAPEGENKVWYMDSYHNNRFVREYKSMADFMNTDNFTSHRLPHPWSGTGQVVYNGSIYFNKYQSHIIIRFDLKTETILKTRSLDYAGYNNMYHYAWGGHSDIDLMVDENGLWAVYATNQNAGNIVISKLDPNTLQSLQTWNTSYPKRSAGEAFIICGTLYVTNGYSGGTKVHYAYQTNASTYEYIDIPFQNKYSHISMLDYNPKDRALYAWNNGHQILYNVTLFHVIRSDEL, encoded by the exons GTGTTGCCTACCAACCCAGAGGAAAGCTGGCAGGTGTACAGCTCTGCCCAGGACAGCGAGGGACGTTGTATATGCACAGTGGTGGCACCTCAGCAGACGATGTGCTCGCGTGATGCCAGGACAAAGCAGCTGAGACAACTCCTAGAAAAG GTGCAAAACATGTCCCAGTCGATAGAGGTGTTGGACAGGAGGACTCAGAGAGACCTACAGTACGTGGAGAAGATGGAAAACCAGATGAGGGGACTGGAATCCAAATTTAAGCAAGTGGAAGAGAGCCACAAGCAGCACCTGGCAAGGCAGTTTAAG GCAATAAAAGCGAAAATGGAGGAACTTAGGCCTTTGATACCAGTGTTGGAAGAGTACAAAGCCGATGCCAAATTGGTATTGCAGTTTAAAGAGGAGGTCCAGAATCTGACGTCAGTTCTAAACGAACTCCAGGAGGAGATTGGCGCCTATGACTACGAAGAGCTTCAGAACAGAGTGTCAAATCTTGAAGAAAGGCTTCGTGCATGCATGCAAAAATTAG cctgtgggaagctgacGGGAATAAGTGACCCGATCACAATTAAAACCTCGGGCTCCCGCTTTGGATCGTGGATGACGGATCCTCTGGCTCCTGAGGGGGAGAACAAG GTTTGGTACATGGACAGCTACCACAACAACCGCTTCGTCCGCGAGTACAAATCCATGGCGGATTTCATGAACACCGACAACTTCACCTCGCACCGCCTGCCCCACCCCTGGTCGGGCACAGGCCAGGTGGTCTACAACGGCTCCATCTACTTCAACAAATACCAAAGCCACATCATCATCAGGTTCGACTTGAAGACGGAGACCATCCTCAAGACGCGCAGCCTGGACTACGCCGGCTACAACAACATGTACCACTACGCCTGGGGCGGCCACTCTGACATCGACCTCATGGTGGACGAGAACGGGCTCTGGGCCGTCTACGCCACCAACCAGAACGCCGGCAACATCGTCATCAGCAAGTTGGACCCCAacaccctgcagagcctgcagacCTGGAACACCAGCTACCCGAAACGCAGCGCCGGCGAGGCCTTCATCATCTGCGGCACGCTCTACGTCACCAACGGCTACTCGGGAGGCACCAAGGTGCACTACGCCTACCAGACCAACGCCTCCACCTACGAGTACATCGACATCCCCTTCCAGAACAAGTACTCCCATATCTCCATGTTGGACTACAACCCCAAGGATCGGGCTCTCTACGCCTGGAACAACGGGCATCAAATCCTCTACAACGTCACCCTCTTCCACGTCATCCGCTCCGACGAGTTGTAG